The proteins below are encoded in one region of Legionella antarctica:
- a CDS encoding biotin--[acetyl-CoA-carboxylase] ligase, producing MIQFTHSQLILLQILGDGYCHSGNELGDVLGITRSAIWKQINQLIDLGVPITRLPHQGYQLPNKLVLLNVEEISSHLNANHLSSLFNLHLFTSIDSTNRYLKDLPISSNLDVCCAEIQTQGRGRFGRVWHSPFGENIYCSSRWSLNCDLSRLSGLSLITSLAILASIHQLSSLPDIKIKWPNDILWGDKKLCGILIEILAESNSNAQVIIGIGLNVNTDTKNYPLSDKPWCSLYELLNQKFNRNILIANLIGNLERYLIKFINKGLDAFIDEWSKFDYLQGKHITVTQSSGAISGIARGINQAGMLILENEQGIRHYLSSGDTSLQSRLE from the coding sequence ATGATCCAATTTACACACTCTCAACTTATCCTGCTTCAAATCCTTGGGGACGGTTACTGTCATAGCGGTAATGAATTAGGGGACGTATTAGGAATTACTCGCTCTGCAATTTGGAAACAAATAAATCAATTGATTGATTTAGGAGTGCCAATTACACGATTGCCACACCAAGGTTACCAATTGCCAAACAAACTCGTCTTATTAAATGTTGAGGAAATCTCCAGCCATTTGAATGCTAACCATCTTTCGTCACTTTTTAACCTTCATTTATTTACCTCTATAGATTCAACAAATCGTTATTTAAAAGATTTACCCATTAGTTCGAACCTTGATGTGTGTTGCGCTGAAATACAAACTCAGGGGAGAGGACGATTTGGCAGAGTTTGGCACTCTCCATTTGGAGAAAATATTTATTGCTCCAGTCGTTGGAGTTTAAATTGTGATCTCAGCAGGCTATCAGGTTTAAGCCTCATAACCAGTTTGGCCATACTGGCATCCATCCACCAGCTCAGCTCATTACCGGACATCAAGATAAAATGGCCAAATGATATTTTATGGGGAGATAAAAAATTATGTGGCATCCTGATTGAGATTCTTGCAGAATCAAATAGTAATGCGCAGGTAATCATTGGCATAGGGTTAAATGTTAATACCGATACTAAAAACTACCCACTATCGGATAAACCCTGGTGTTCCTTATATGAACTATTAAACCAGAAATTTAATCGTAATATATTAATTGCGAACCTTATTGGCAACCTTGAGCGCTATTTAATTAAATTCATAAACAAAGGGCTTGATGCTTTTATTGACGAGTGGAGTAAATTTGACTATCTGCAAGGTAAACACATTACCGTTACACAATCATCAGGAGCTATTTCAGGAATTGCCCGAGGTATTAATCAGGCAGGGATGTTAATTTTAGAAAATGAACAGGGTATAAGGCATTACCTTTCTTCAGGAGATACCTCTTTACAATCACGTTTAGAGTGA
- a CDS encoding CBS domain-containing protein: protein MIGVIHIKDLFADLLLKKEIGSLAPYIRPVLKISHKLPAMDLLRKFQEGMPHFALVYKSKDSLLGFITLDNLLHILIERIKDEFHKTHDDWVKNSDGSFTTKGQVFHLFT from the coding sequence GTGATTGGTGTCATCCATATAAAAGATCTGTTTGCAGATTTATTATTAAAAAAAGAAATTGGCAGTTTAGCTCCTTATATTCGTCCCGTGTTAAAAATTTCTCATAAATTACCTGCAATGGATCTTTTGCGTAAATTCCAGGAAGGAATGCCCCATTTTGCCCTTGTTTACAAAAGTAAAGACAGCTTGCTTGGATTCATTACTCTAGATAATTTGTTACATATTTTAATTGAGCGCATTAAGGATGAATTCCATAAAACCCATGATGATTGGGTAAAAAACTCTGATGGCTCATTTACTACTAAGGGACAAGTGTTCCATTTATTCACTTGA
- a CDS encoding FKBP-type peptidyl-prolyl cis-trans isomerase, producing the protein MKMKLVTAAVMGLAMSTAMAAPDATSLATDKDKLSYSIGADLGKNFKTQGIDINPEALAKGMQDGMSGTQLILTEQQMKDVLNKFQKDLMAKRSAEFNKKSDENKSRGEAFLKENKSKTGVIVLPSGLQYKIIDSGTGAKPGKTDTVTVEYTGHLIDGTVFDSTEKTGKPATFQVSQVIPGWTEALQLMPAGSTWEIYVPANLAYGSRSVGGPIGPNETLIFKIHLISVKKPA; encoded by the coding sequence ATGAAGATGAAATTGGTCACTGCGGCCGTCATGGGGCTGGCAATGTCAACAGCAATGGCTGCACCCGATGCAACATCATTAGCTACAGACAAAGATAAATTGTCATATAGTATTGGTGCTGATTTAGGTAAAAACTTCAAAACTCAAGGTATTGATATCAATCCAGAAGCATTAGCTAAGGGAATGCAAGATGGTATGAGTGGTACTCAATTGATTTTGACTGAACAACAAATGAAAGATGTTCTGAATAAATTCCAGAAAGATTTAATGGCAAAACGCTCTGCTGAATTCAATAAAAAATCTGATGAAAACAAATCAAGAGGTGAAGCGTTTTTAAAGGAAAATAAAAGTAAAACTGGTGTAATTGTATTACCAAGTGGTTTGCAATACAAAATTATTGACTCTGGTACTGGCGCAAAACCTGGTAAAACAGATACAGTAACTGTTGAATATACTGGTCATTTGATTGATGGAACTGTATTTGACAGTACAGAAAAGACCGGTAAACCGGCAACATTCCAGGTATCACAAGTTATTCCTGGTTGGACTGAAGCGTTACAATTAATGCCTGCTGGTTCTACCTGGGAAATCTATGTTCCTGCAAACCTTGCCTATGGTTCACGTAGTGTCGGTGGCCCAATCGGTCCAAATGAAACCTTAATCTTTAAGATTCATTTAATTTCAGTAAAAAAACCTGCTTAA
- the tilS gene encoding tRNA lysidine(34) synthetase TilS, with protein sequence MTKSLLNAEWIARLREFNKLIIGFSGGLDSTVLLHVLATHSLLRHKLIAVHINHGISSNAEYWQNHCEQFCLNSGIDFLARSVQFDRSANVEEQARIARYTVFSSLLEAQRDCLVLAHHQDDQAETVLLQLFRGAGVDGLAAMSELSALGLGALARPLLIYSREQLEHYAASHQLKWIEDESNLEINYSRNYLRHQIMPLLLKKWPGVAGNIARTSIHCQQAKANLDDLAIGDNKELLVPRNSLFIEPLKKLSTERLTNVLRVWLKKNQIQLPSTATFQRLIHELICAGLDATPIVSWGEIQVRRYQQHLYLDKKKELSLPNCIEWTEFPLPLALTEYNFYVTAKKTKQGLIVPPKAKVVLRFREGGEHFCWHGQTKQLKKLFQEWAIPPWLRAKIPLLFINDELAAVVGYAVSDLFFSSNSSKAWLLVTNS encoded by the coding sequence GTGACTAAGTCCTTACTTAATGCAGAATGGATAGCTCGCCTTAGAGAGTTCAATAAATTAATTATAGGGTTTAGTGGCGGACTGGACTCTACAGTATTACTGCACGTACTTGCTACCCACTCTTTATTACGTCATAAATTAATCGCTGTACACATCAATCACGGCATTAGCTCAAATGCTGAGTATTGGCAAAATCATTGTGAACAATTTTGTCTGAATTCAGGGATTGATTTTCTTGCTCGTTCGGTACAGTTTGATCGTTCTGCAAATGTAGAGGAACAGGCGAGAATTGCGCGCTATACAGTTTTCTCATCTTTATTAGAGGCACAGCGGGATTGCTTGGTTTTAGCCCATCACCAGGATGATCAGGCTGAAACCGTGCTTTTGCAACTTTTTAGAGGAGCGGGTGTAGATGGTTTAGCTGCTATGAGTGAGTTGAGTGCTTTGGGACTGGGAGCATTAGCCAGACCATTGTTAATCTATTCTAGAGAACAGCTTGAACACTATGCGGCCAGTCATCAATTAAAATGGATTGAGGACGAAAGCAATCTAGAGATTAACTATTCGCGTAATTATTTACGTCATCAAATAATGCCTCTTCTGTTAAAAAAATGGCCTGGAGTAGCAGGGAATATAGCCAGGACTTCGATTCATTGTCAGCAAGCCAAAGCTAATTTGGATGATCTGGCTATTGGTGATAATAAAGAGTTATTGGTTCCCAGGAATTCGTTATTTATTGAGCCTTTAAAAAAATTAAGTACAGAGCGATTGACGAATGTGTTACGTGTTTGGTTGAAAAAAAATCAAATTCAGTTGCCTTCTACAGCTACATTCCAACGATTGATTCATGAGTTGATATGTGCTGGTTTAGATGCGACCCCTATAGTAAGCTGGGGTGAGATTCAAGTACGTCGTTACCAACAGCATCTTTATTTGGACAAAAAAAAAGAACTTAGTTTACCGAATTGTATTGAGTGGACAGAGTTTCCATTACCTTTGGCTCTAACAGAATATAATTTTTATGTAACTGCAAAAAAAACAAAGCAGGGTTTAATAGTTCCTCCAAAAGCTAAAGTTGTGCTTAGGTTTCGAGAGGGGGGAGAGCACTTCTGTTGGCATGGTCAGACCAAGCAGTTAAAAAAATTATTTCAGGAGTGGGCTATCCCTCCTTGGCTAAGAGCTAAAATTCCGTTACTTTTCATCAATGATGAGCTAGCAGCAGTAGTGGGATATGCTGTTAGCGATTTATTTTTTTCTAGTAATTCTTCTAAAGCCTGGCTATTAGTAACCAATAGTTAA
- a CDS encoding glycosyltransferase family 2 protein, which translates to MKLSIVATLYHSKDYVVEFYNRMTAVAQQLAGDDYEIVLVNDGSPDNSLEIAVELVEKDSHVVVVDLSRNFGHHHAMRAGLEQSKGDQVFLIDSDLEEEPEWLLSFAEQMATEDADVIYGIQKERKGKRFERWSGALYYTILNWLLNINHPRNITTTRLMTRRYVNALLSHKEVETVISCLWVITGFKQSPQLIKKYSNSPSTYGLFKKFNHLVNAVTSFSAAPLRMIFFCGTLVFLISVLFASHLIIGRLFMSKPVEGWTSIMVSVWMLGGMIISFIGIIGMYLAKIFLETKQRPYAIIRNIYGKSDE; encoded by the coding sequence ATGAAATTATCTATTGTTGCAACCCTATATCATTCTAAAGATTATGTGGTTGAATTTTATAATCGTATGACCGCTGTGGCTCAACAGTTGGCGGGTGATGATTATGAAATCGTTTTAGTGAATGATGGTTCTCCTGATAACAGTCTTGAAATTGCAGTAGAGTTAGTTGAGAAAGACTCTCATGTTGTTGTGGTCGATCTATCACGCAATTTTGGTCATCACCATGCCATGAGAGCTGGCTTGGAACAATCCAAAGGCGACCAGGTTTTTCTTATTGATAGTGATTTAGAAGAAGAGCCAGAGTGGCTGTTATCCTTTGCGGAACAAATGGCTACTGAAGATGCTGATGTAATCTATGGGATACAAAAAGAAAGAAAGGGTAAGCGTTTTGAACGTTGGAGTGGTGCTTTATATTACACTATCTTAAATTGGCTATTAAATATTAATCATCCGCGCAATATTACTACAACACGTTTAATGACGCGCCGTTATGTCAATGCACTTTTAAGCCATAAAGAAGTGGAAACCGTTATTTCGTGTTTATGGGTTATTACCGGTTTTAAACAAAGTCCTCAACTTATAAAAAAATACAGCAATAGTCCCTCAACTTATGGATTATTCAAAAAATTTAATCATTTGGTGAATGCCGTTACGTCCTTTAGCGCAGCCCCATTGAGAATGATCTTCTTTTGCGGTACTTTGGTTTTTTTAATTTCCGTTTTATTCGCCTCGCATTTAATTATTGGTCGACTCTTTATGTCCAAACCAGTAGAAGGATGGACGTCCATCATGGTTTCAGTGTGGATGTTGGGTGGCATGATTATTTCCTTTATTGGTATTATAGGAATGTATTTAGCAAAGATATTTTTAGAAACAAAGCAAAGACCTTATGCAATTATTAGGAACATATATGGGAAATCAGACGAGTAA
- a CDS encoding WbqC family protein has translation MKRIAISQSNYIPWKGYFDMIAAVDEFILYDCMQYTRRDWRNRNQIKTPQGIQWLTVPVIAKGRYYQAIKETMIDGDIWAMMHWKSLIQNYRRSEYFNEIADWLEPLYTHPSSCLSELNKNFIKAVCGYLGIKTIISTSADYILIEGKTERLADLCLQAEASEYISGPSAKDYIDEEVFEKNNITLSWFDYTGYPEYPQLWGDFVHGVSILDLLFNCGKDTYNYMRYVSL, from the coding sequence ATGAAAAGAATTGCAATCAGTCAATCCAATTATATTCCCTGGAAAGGCTATTTTGACATGATAGCTGCGGTTGATGAGTTTATTTTGTATGATTGCATGCAATATACACGTAGAGATTGGCGTAACCGAAATCAAATAAAAACGCCGCAAGGCATTCAATGGCTAACGGTGCCAGTAATCGCGAAAGGACGATATTATCAGGCCATTAAAGAAACCATGATTGATGGTGACATATGGGCAATGATGCATTGGAAATCCCTGATACAAAATTATCGTCGTTCAGAGTATTTTAACGAGATAGCTGACTGGCTAGAGCCACTTTACACTCATCCCTCTTCCTGCTTATCCGAGTTAAATAAAAACTTTATCAAAGCAGTCTGTGGTTATTTAGGAATTAAAACCATCATTAGTACCTCCGCTGATTACATTTTAATTGAAGGGAAAACAGAGCGCTTGGCTGATTTATGTCTTCAAGCAGAAGCTAGTGAATATATTTCAGGACCTTCTGCTAAAGACTATATTGATGAGGAGGTATTTGAAAAAAATAATATTACACTATCCTGGTTCGACTATACAGGTTACCCCGAATACCCCCAACTTTGGGGTGATTTCGTTCACGGAGTTAGCATTCTCGATTTGTTATTTAATTGCGGTAAGGATACCTATAATTATATGAGATACGTATCATTATGA
- a CDS encoding L-serine ammonia-lyase translates to MNISVFDLFSIGIGPSSSHTVGPMLSANAFLKLLESHHLFEKTQRIKVELYGSLALTGKGHGTDKAILNGLENKAPETVLPESMVPRMHEIRDTHTLNLAGRKNITFNEATDFLFLQKELLPKHTNGMHFSAFDDQGSLLVDQVYYSIGGGFITTEEDFNKATEDSNPPPYPFSTGEQLLKLCKENKITIAELMMINEQTWRTPEEIQREIMAIAKVMDDCIVSGCKHDGILPGGLNLKRRAPDLYRKLVDQKGIKSIFEQSDIMNHLNLYAMAVNEENAAGGRIVTAPTNGAAGIIPAVLKYCQMAHDKMNNEDIYTYFLTAAAIGILYKKGASISGAEVGCQGEVGVASSMAAAGLTAVLGGTIEQVENAAEIAMEHHLGMTCDPVLGLVQIPCIERNAMGAVKAVNATRMALIGDGQHHISLDKVIKTMKQTGMDMQSIYKETSMGGLAVNLPEC, encoded by the coding sequence ATGAACATTAGTGTATTTGATTTATTTTCTATTGGTATTGGCCCTTCGAGTTCACATACTGTTGGTCCAATGCTATCTGCTAATGCTTTTTTAAAGTTACTTGAATCACATCATCTTTTTGAAAAAACTCAGCGTATAAAAGTAGAACTCTATGGCTCCTTAGCCCTAACTGGTAAAGGACATGGTACGGATAAAGCAATTTTAAACGGCCTTGAGAATAAAGCTCCTGAAACCGTTCTTCCTGAATCCATGGTGCCTCGGATGCACGAAATACGTGACACGCATACGCTTAATTTGGCTGGCAGAAAAAATATCACGTTTAACGAAGCCACTGACTTTCTATTTTTGCAGAAAGAACTGTTACCTAAGCATACTAACGGGATGCACTTTTCTGCCTTCGACGATCAAGGTAGTTTGTTAGTTGATCAAGTTTATTATTCAATTGGTGGGGGCTTCATCACCACCGAAGAAGATTTTAATAAAGCCACCGAAGACTCTAATCCGCCACCCTATCCCTTCTCAACTGGAGAACAGTTATTAAAATTGTGTAAGGAAAATAAAATCACCATTGCTGAATTAATGATGATAAATGAACAGACCTGGCGCACTCCAGAAGAAATTCAGCGCGAAATTATGGCTATAGCGAAAGTAATGGATGACTGCATTGTGAGCGGATGCAAGCACGATGGAATCTTACCTGGCGGCCTTAATCTGAAAAGACGAGCTCCCGATCTCTATAGAAAATTAGTGGATCAAAAAGGGATTAAAAGTATTTTTGAACAATCAGACATCATGAACCATTTGAATCTGTATGCTATGGCGGTCAATGAAGAAAACGCCGCTGGAGGACGCATCGTCACAGCACCGACCAATGGCGCCGCTGGAATTATTCCAGCGGTACTAAAATATTGCCAAATGGCTCATGATAAAATGAATAATGAGGACATCTACACTTATTTTCTTACCGCAGCCGCTATTGGAATCCTCTATAAAAAAGGCGCCTCTATTTCTGGTGCTGAAGTTGGTTGTCAAGGGGAAGTAGGCGTTGCCTCCTCTATGGCCGCAGCAGGTCTCACCGCGGTACTTGGCGGTACTATCGAGCAGGTAGAAAATGCAGCTGAAATTGCCATGGAACATCATTTGGGAATGACCTGTGATCCCGTCTTGGGACTAGTACAAATCCCCTGTATTGAACGTAATGCAATGGGGGCTGTAAAAGCAGTTAATGCTACGCGAATGGCTCTCATAGGTGATGGGCAACATCATATTTCACTGGATAAAGTTATTAAAACGATGAAACAGACTGGAATGGACATGCAAAGTATCTACAAAGAAACATCAATGGGTGGTTTGGCTGTCAATTTGCCAGAATGCTAG
- a CDS encoding AmpG family muropeptide MFS transporter, with product MNKRLFIVFILGFSSGLPMALISSTLQAWFSSNGMSILATGALSLVSLPYAYRIFWGPILDRYSLFEMGKRRSWIITMQILLLVGFNLMAWFTPEQYPKFIAFIALILACFSATQDVAIDAHRAEYLPPNQHALGASLAVFGYRLALLLSGGLALIMAEKLGWAFTYRFMGFAMLIGSFAVLLSQEPSIKIKEKNSFAFSFIAPVKELLTRPGVIPLLLFIFCYKLGEAFTTTTSGIVMPFLIQGLGFSLETIGYVNKMLGIASILLGGLTAGFLLLRYSLYRALFLFGFLQALTNLLFVALAIQGKNITLLSIAVFSDNFAAGLASTALVTLFMRLVNKQFTGTQFSMLVALSTLPRILSGPIAASIQMSLGWVGLYELSILLALAFIPFLIMIKDQTKGNSPLEIQSQENLNSKVKQATF from the coding sequence ATGAATAAACGTTTGTTTATCGTTTTCATTTTAGGTTTTTCTTCTGGTTTGCCAATGGCTTTAATCAGCAGCACCCTTCAAGCATGGTTTTCCAGTAATGGCATGTCCATACTTGCTACCGGTGCGTTAAGTTTAGTTAGTTTACCTTATGCCTATCGTATTTTCTGGGGTCCCATTTTAGATCGCTACTCGTTGTTTGAGATGGGTAAAAGACGGAGTTGGATCATTACTATGCAAATACTCTTGCTAGTAGGATTTAATCTAATGGCATGGTTTACTCCTGAACAATACCCTAAATTTATAGCTTTTATAGCTTTAATCCTTGCTTGCTTTTCAGCTACACAAGATGTGGCAATTGATGCACACAGAGCAGAATATCTTCCTCCTAATCAACATGCGCTAGGAGCCTCTTTGGCCGTATTTGGCTATAGATTAGCTTTGTTGTTATCTGGTGGTCTGGCCTTAATTATGGCTGAAAAACTAGGATGGGCTTTTACCTATCGTTTCATGGGCTTCGCTATGCTAATCGGGAGTTTTGCTGTCTTGCTTAGTCAGGAACCTTCGATAAAAATTAAAGAAAAAAATAGTTTTGCTTTCTCGTTTATCGCTCCAGTCAAAGAATTATTAACTCGTCCGGGAGTTATCCCTCTTCTTTTATTTATTTTTTGTTACAAATTAGGTGAGGCCTTTACTACCACGACCAGCGGTATTGTGATGCCATTTTTGATTCAGGGACTAGGATTTTCTCTGGAGACTATTGGTTATGTTAATAAAATGTTGGGTATAGCTTCTATTTTATTAGGAGGATTGACTGCAGGGTTTTTATTGCTACGCTATAGTTTATATCGAGCTTTGTTTCTCTTTGGATTCTTACAGGCACTGACAAATTTATTATTCGTGGCCTTGGCAATACAGGGTAAAAACATTACTTTATTATCTATTGCAGTTTTTTCAGATAATTTTGCCGCAGGTTTGGCCTCCACTGCTTTAGTTACTTTATTTATGCGTTTGGTTAATAAGCAGTTTACCGGAACCCAATTTTCTATGTTAGTTGCCTTATCAACATTACCCCGAATTCTTTCTGGCCCTATTGCTGCCAGTATTCAGATGAGTTTAGGATGGGTGGGTTTGTATGAGCTATCTATCCTGCTTGCGTTGGCTTTTATTCCTTTTTTAATTATGATTAAAGATCAAACTAAAGGGAATTCACCACTTGAAATTCAATCACAGGAGAACTTAAACTCCAAGGTGAAACAAGCAACTTTTTGA
- a CDS encoding MFS transporter, with amino-acid sequence MPFFNVFWLLSYISIASFSAAIITPALPEIQHQYALPQGQVEWVVSAFLVGYVFGQLIYGPLANRFGRIIALRTGLVINLIGILICFSAFFLRSYPILIMGRFINALGAASGLACTFMLINEWLPAEQRRAAMAYTILSFTLGIGLAVIIGGVITQYSHWENCFILLLGHGLLMLYGTKIFDETLTTPEAINLGSIINDYRSVLTSGSLVVYSLVVGLCSAIGYCYSAAGPQIVMECFHLSPAEYGYWNLINMVGMLVGGLLAKELLQRYGADKVVFLGLSGTASGLMCMIWMVYSGNDSVLWFFTSTLLMYLFSGLLFAGGSYIASNAVDDKASSAAMMSFINMISATLAVIAMGYISSSPLYAFIGVLGGFWLLVFVVLFVHKALTINIRGVKVDL; translated from the coding sequence ATGCCCTTTTTTAACGTGTTTTGGCTATTAAGTTATATTTCTATTGCTTCTTTTTCTGCAGCAATCATTACTCCTGCCTTACCAGAAATTCAGCATCAGTATGCTTTACCTCAAGGTCAGGTTGAGTGGGTAGTCTCTGCTTTTTTAGTTGGTTATGTATTTGGTCAGCTGATTTATGGACCTCTTGCAAATCGGTTTGGGCGCATCATTGCTCTACGTACCGGTTTAGTTATAAATCTTATCGGTATTCTAATTTGTTTTTCTGCCTTTTTCCTACGTTCATACCCGATATTAATCATGGGAAGGTTTATTAATGCCTTGGGTGCTGCAAGTGGCTTAGCATGTACCTTTATGTTAATTAACGAATGGTTACCTGCTGAGCAAAGAAGAGCAGCAATGGCCTACACCATATTATCCTTTACACTCGGTATTGGATTAGCGGTAATTATAGGGGGAGTAATTACTCAATACAGCCATTGGGAGAATTGTTTTATACTTCTGTTAGGGCATGGATTGCTGATGCTTTATGGAACAAAAATATTTGATGAAACATTAACTACACCCGAAGCAATTAATTTAGGCTCCATAATTAACGACTACCGGAGCGTTTTAACTTCAGGCTCCTTAGTAGTCTATTCTCTGGTGGTTGGTCTTTGTTCTGCAATAGGATATTGCTATTCAGCGGCTGGACCACAAATAGTGATGGAATGTTTTCATTTATCACCGGCAGAATATGGCTATTGGAATCTTATTAATATGGTGGGAATGTTAGTGGGGGGATTATTGGCCAAGGAGCTATTACAAAGGTATGGGGCTGATAAAGTAGTTTTCTTGGGTTTGAGTGGCACTGCATCAGGTTTAATGTGTATGATTTGGATGGTCTATTCAGGAAATGACTCTGTCCTTTGGTTTTTCACCAGCACTTTATTAATGTATTTATTTAGTGGTTTATTGTTTGCCGGTGGTTCTTATATTGCTTCGAACGCAGTTGATGATAAAGCCAGCAGTGCTGCTATGATGAGTTTTATCAATATGATCAGTGCGACCCTTGCGGTAATAGCTATGGGTTATATAAGTAGTTCGCCTTTGTATGCCTTTATAGGAGTGTTGGGAGGTTTCTGGCTGCTTGTTTTTGTGGTTTTATTCGTTCATAAAGCATTAACTATCAATATTCGAGGTGTGAAGGTTGATTTATAG
- a CDS encoding 4'-phosphopantetheinyl transferase family protein, which translates to MTITGFTPLNTQNCILNESRVDLWQFSLQHELNVSYQLLSVDEKARGDRFYFSRHRRRFTTARTALRIILGRYLNTAPERLEFTYSSHGKPAVINSQKLQFNISHTGDLALLAIGKGHPLGVDVEHYSARPYEGIAKTLFSVQEFEEFKKVPTKLKPAVFFHVWAQKEAFIKACGLGLSYPTKEFTVPTTMPTKQLVKDPLHKITWQLRSFMPGVACSGALCYHPTIRELRHGLLQLQPNFILRY; encoded by the coding sequence ATGACAATTACAGGATTTACCCCTTTAAACACACAAAACTGTATTTTAAATGAATCACGCGTTGATCTATGGCAATTTTCCCTGCAGCATGAATTAAACGTTTCCTATCAACTGTTAAGTGTAGATGAGAAAGCTCGAGGCGACCGATTTTACTTTAGCCGGCATAGGCGGCGTTTTACTACCGCAAGGACTGCTTTGAGAATTATTCTGGGGCGATATCTGAATACCGCCCCAGAACGCTTGGAATTTACCTACAGTTCTCATGGTAAACCAGCTGTAATAAACTCACAAAAACTGCAGTTTAATATAAGTCATACTGGGGACCTTGCCCTGTTAGCTATAGGCAAAGGCCACCCTCTAGGTGTAGATGTAGAGCATTACTCTGCGCGCCCCTACGAAGGCATAGCAAAAACTCTATTCTCGGTTCAGGAATTTGAAGAGTTTAAAAAAGTGCCTACAAAATTAAAACCTGCTGTTTTTTTTCATGTATGGGCACAAAAAGAAGCATTTATTAAAGCCTGCGGACTTGGTCTTTCTTATCCCACCAAAGAATTTACTGTCCCTACCACAATGCCCACGAAACAATTAGTCAAAGATCCTCTTCACAAGATCACTTGGCAATTACGCTCCTTCATGCCAGGAGTGGCCTGCAGTGGCGCTCTATGCTACCATCCCACAATAAGGGAGCTTCGTCACGGATTGCTGCAACTCCAACCGAATTTCATCCTGAGATACTAA
- a CDS encoding acetyl-CoA carboxylase carboxyltransferase subunit alpha, whose protein sequence is MSRQFLDFEQPIEELNQKIEALRMIGTDNEVNLSDEIAKLEAKCSDLTSHVFSNLEPWQIAQMARHPLRPQTTDYIERIFTDFQELHGDRSHSSAPAIIGGLARLNGEPVMVLGHQKGKRTKEKVYRNFGMARPEEYRKALRLMRMAEKFNVPIFTFIDTAGAYPGIGAEERNQSEAIARNLFAMSRFKTPIICTVTGEAGSGGALAIGVGDRVLMLQFGIYSVISPEGCASILWKDAAKACEAARAMGITANKIAENKLVDMVVPEPLGGAHRDVDDMARRLKIILTTELHELQKLPADKLIELRYQKFMAMGACD, encoded by the coding sequence ATGAGCCGACAATTTTTGGATTTTGAGCAACCTATAGAAGAGTTGAATCAGAAAATTGAAGCACTTCGTATGATAGGTACTGATAACGAAGTAAATTTAAGTGATGAAATAGCGAAACTTGAAGCTAAATGTTCTGATTTGACCTCCCATGTTTTTTCTAATTTAGAACCTTGGCAGATCGCACAAATGGCCAGACATCCCCTCAGACCCCAGACTACTGATTATATTGAACGTATTTTTACCGACTTTCAGGAGCTGCACGGCGATAGAAGTCATTCTTCTGCCCCTGCAATTATTGGTGGACTGGCGCGCTTGAATGGTGAGCCTGTTATGGTTCTAGGTCATCAGAAAGGAAAACGTACTAAAGAAAAAGTATACCGCAATTTTGGGATGGCTCGTCCTGAAGAGTATAGAAAGGCATTGCGCTTGATGAGAATGGCTGAGAAATTCAATGTTCCTATATTTACTTTTATCGATACGGCGGGAGCCTATCCTGGTATTGGTGCTGAAGAAAGAAACCAATCTGAGGCTATTGCGCGAAACCTTTTTGCCATGTCACGATTTAAAACACCAATTATTTGCACTGTAACTGGTGAGGCAGGTTCTGGGGGAGCATTAGCCATTGGAGTAGGGGATAGAGTATTAATGCTGCAGTTTGGTATTTATTCTGTAATTTCTCCTGAAGGTTGTGCATCGATATTATGGAAAGACGCCGCAAAGGCCTGTGAAGCTGCCCGAGCTATGGGGATTACCGCAAATAAAATAGCTGAAAATAAACTAGTGGATATGGTTGTCCCTGAGCCTTTAGGAGGTGCTCATCGTGATGTTGATGATATGGCTCGCCGCTTGAAAATAATATTAACTACTGAACTACATGAATTGCAAAAATTGCCAGCAGATAAATTGATAGAGCTTAGGTATCAGAAATTTATGGCTATGGGGGCCTGTGACTAA